The nucleotide window TCGCTCTCTATCTGCCGAACCTCTCCAACGTGCTGCGGTTCACGCACGAGCGCGGCGGTGAATATGCGATGCACTTCGCCAGTGCGTTGCCGAAACTGCTCGCGGCCTTCGTGGTCGGCTACAACTACTTCGCGCTTCCCGAGCAAGGCGTCGGCCGCGCCATCGACTCGACCATCGTCCTGCAAAACAGCGCGCTCATCCTGCTCGCCGCGCTCCCCGTGCTCTGGCTTGGCTGGCGGCTGCTACGCATGCAGCGGAGCGCCGCTGACCGGGTGCATCTGCAAGTCATTCATGACGGGTTTACGATTCCGGTGCTGCTGGCTCTGCTGGCAGCCGCGATCACCGGCAAGAACTGGTTGCAGCCGAAGTACTTGATCTTTTCCGCGCCGCCGCTTCTGCTTGCGCTGGCCTTCGCCGGGCTGTGGCTGACTCGCCGCTGGCAGCAGCTCGTCATGGCGGGCTTCGGTGTCGTGATTCTCGGTCTCGCGATTGCCCACTTCTACGACTCGCCGCATTTCGGCCGTCGCGAGGATTGGCGCGGCGCGGCGGCCATTCTCGAGCGCGACCTCGGCCCGGAGACCAGACTCGTGATGACGCCGGGAACGTGGTGGATGCTGGACTACTACGGACCGGGCACGCAGGCCTATCGCACGAACGAACTGCGGCCGCCGCGCACGCCGTTGAACGAGGTCGAGTTTGTGCTGGCGCTGCGACGCGAATTGGGCGGCGTGTCCTACGCGTATTACCTGCGCATCGACACGATCCAGAATGACGTCGATCCCTACGATCATCTGCCGGAGTCCCTGGACATGCTGGGACCACGCGTGGAAACTTGGCAATTGAATCCGCGGGTGAAACTGATCAAATGGCAGCTGCGGTAAATCGAATCGCCACCTCTTGCGGGGTGGCGATTCTGCAGCGGGTCTCCCCCCACGTCGTGGGGGGATTAAGGGGGCGGGCGGAGTTGACGTCAGAACTGAAAATGCACCATCAGTTCCGCGTGCTGCGTGTTGCGCGCGCGGTCGGATGAGGAGTAGAGCCGGTAGCGCGGCTGAATATCGATCCACGGGAGCGGGAAGACTTGCAGGCCGATACTGGTGCGTTCGGCCTCGCTGCCGTCGGGATCGCCGTTTTCGAGCCAGTCGTATTGACCGCTGAGCCAGATGCCCGGCTGCAGCATGGTGTTGAGCTGCGTCGTACTGTACGCACTGACCACGTCCGCCCCGCCGGTGGGGTTCCAGTCCTTGCGGTCGTATTCGAACAGGAGCGCCGTGGTCAGGAAGCCGAAGCCGCCGGAGCAACCGAAGGTGCCGTCAAGTCCCTGCCAACCGATGCCGCCGAATCCGCCCCAGGCTTCGGTGCTGCGTTTGTCGGTGAACATGGCTTCGGAGGTGTAGCGCGGCGCGTAGATGTAGCTGCCGCCGGCGGTGAATTGCAGGCGGAATTTTTCGAGGCCGCGTTGCAGTTGCGCGCGCGCGAACCAGCGCTTTTGTTGATCGGTGGGCAGCGGATAGTTGATTTGCGCGCTGGTGAAAGACGCGCTGAGATCGAGCCACCAGGGCCGGGCTCCGATTTCCGCGCCGGTGCCGTAGTGGGGCGGAATCGGCTCGCTCTGGGCCGAGCCGTTGAACGGCGCGACGCGATCATCGAGTCCCGAGTACAATCCGGCGCGCACGTAGGACGAGTGATCGGCGAAGGCCCAGCCGAAGCTTTCCTGAAACTGTCCAGCTTTGACGAAGCCGTGGAAGGGCAGCACTTCGGCCAGCCCATAGGCTTCGAAGCGGCCGTTATGGTCGGCCACGCCGCGCGAAAGATAGATCAGGAACTGCTCGCTGGGCTGCAAGGTGAGATACAGGGAGCCTTCCATGAGCGACATGGTGCCGGTGTTGCTGGCGAGCGGTGCGGACAGTCCCTGTTGGTGTTCGGTGGCGGCGCTCTGCGAATTTTCGCTCATCCAGATTGTGCGGAGATCGGCGCCGATAATCACGGATTCGGAAAGTTGCGGTTTGATCTTGTCGAGCTGCTCAAACGCGAGCGGTCGCACGGGCAGATAGTTGGGTGCGAAGAACTGCGACCCGTAGAGCGAGCGTTCGCCGCGTCCGGTGGGATTGGCATGACAGAGGAAACAGCTCTGGCCGAAGATGGCGGAGTAGTGGGCTTCGGCCCAGGCCGACGAGCTCAGGGCCAGCAGCAGCAGCAGCAACGGGAATCGGATTTTCACGCGGGGTTCTCCTGTAAGCGGTTATCGGCGGTCGCACGCCAGGGGAAATATAAGGAAAGTGTTGGAAATCGGCAATGTTACAGAGCCGTTGCGACTCGCGAGAAACCTCTTATATTGTGTTACGGCGCGCTGCGGAATCCGCTTCCGGGGGGGATCCGGCGCCGGATGCCTCGGCAGGCGCACAGTTGCGGACACCACCCTTTACCCTCCCGTGGGCGGTAGGGTGCCCGAAGGTACAGACGCCCGCTGCGCGAAGACACGCCCCCCCGGCCCCCCACAGGATGTGGGGGGAGAACCGACGCACCGCTTCCGGCCTTCATCCCTCGTCCCTCATTTCTCATCCCTTCCGTCCATGCCTCTGCGCTTTTCCAAGTACCACGGTCTGGGTAACGACTTCATTTTGTTGGATTGCCGTGACTTATCCACACCGTTGACACCGGAGCGGATTCGGTCGCTCTGTCATCGACATAAGGGCATCGGCGCGGATGGCATACTGGTTCGCGAGGCGTCGGATGTTGCGGACCAGCGGATGGTGTTGCACAACGCGGACGGCAAGCCTGCGGAGATTTCGGGGAACGGGCTGCGCTGTTTTGCGATGTACGTTCACGAGCGGGGCGAGGGCAACGACGGTGAGCTTTCGGTGGAAACAGGCGGGGGCGTGCTGCGGGCCTGGGTGCGCGGGGAGCGCGATGTGGAAACCACGATGCCGGCTCCGGCGGCGTTGCGGCAGGCGTGGGAGTCGGGAACGCGGCCGAAGTTGGTCCAGCTTTACGCGGAGGGCATGCCGTTTTCGGTGTTGCCGGTGAATGTGGGGAATCCGCACGGCGTGATTTTCGGTCCGGCGCGGGACATTCCGTTTGCGGGAAAGTACGGCCCATCGCTGGAGCACGACGCGCTGTTTCCCGAGGGTGCGAATATCCAGTTCGCGCATTTGGTCTCGCCGATCGTGGTCGAGTTAGTCGTGTGGGAGCGCGGCTCGGGCGTGACGCTGGCCTGTGGTTCGGGATCGGTGGCGACGGCCTGCGCGGGCTGTAGTGCCGGACTGCTGCGGTTTGACACGCCGATTGCCGTCAAGATGCCGGGCGGGACGCTGACAATTACGGTGGGTGGGGGCTTCGCCTGGATTCGGCAGCGGGGTGAGGTGATGAAGGTTTATGAAGGAGTATGCAATTTGTGAGGGTCGAGCAAAAGTGTTTTTGACCAAACAAGGGCTTACTCGTTATCGATCATGGAGATAAGCGAGAGGTCGCCACGACGGACATAGAGGCTGCGGAGCTGGCTGAGGAGCGAGCGAAGCTGGCGCTCCATGCGGGAATCGTAGCGGGAGAAGCGGTCGAGGTGGGGAATGACAGATTCGCGCGTCAGTAGTTTAGCGGCGCTGGCATTGGTCGCCTGATATTCGAGGCCATACAGGCGGAATAGACGGAAGTACTGAATGGCGATACGATCGACGAGGAGTTTCTCCTCGTCAGTGTGCGGATGGTAGTTCTCGTGGAGTGTGGCGCGGAAATCTTCGAAGGTATCGCGTTCGTAGTCACGCAGATAGATGAGGAACATCTCATCGGTAGCGCGGAGACCGTGCTTCATGGCATTGAGGCGAGGGCCGATAGGGGTGGACATGGGGGGAATGGTCAAGGAACAGGGAACAAGGAACAAAGCCGAGTGGGGTGGATTGGGCTTAATATACGAAATATTTGGCGTGAAGGCAAGTGAATTTTTATTAAAAGCAACAAATAGTTGAACAAAAAAGGGGTTAGGCGGATATTGTGTCTGGCTAAGGGATTGATGGGGATGGAGATAGAGATTGGCGGAGGATGGGCGGATGGGGTGGTGGGAGAGGCGAGGGGGGAGGAACGGAAGCGGAACCCCCCTGTGATCCCCCCTTGAAAGGGGGGATGGGGTGCGAGCATTAGCGAGGGGTGGCGCGCGCGGTGTAGCCCATTGCTGCTCAGATTACGTCATCGAGCCGTTATGGTTGGCCAGAGTGCTCACAGGTAGCGCCGACCCTACGTGGTCACCAAATGACCGTATCGACCATGAAGTCCTTAAGACTCCGCGATTTCAACTACTCGAATCCGGGCGCGTATTTCGTGACGATTTGCCTCCATCATGGCGACAGTCGTTTCGGCGATGTGCTCGATGATCGCGTGGCCTTGAACGACGCGGGATTAATGGCGATGGATTGGTGGAACGAGCTTGCCTGCAAGTACCCGGGCGTACGTCTCGATGAGTTCATCGTGATGCCCAATCACCTGCACGGAATCATCTTCATCACCGACGGCCTCGAATCCTCGCGGGTAGAGGCGGCCCTGAGTGGTCGCCACGATACGCGGGTAGAGGCGGCCCTACGTGGCCGCCCGTCACCGACTCCCGATACCCCCCCGAATCTCTCTCGCATCCTCGACTGGTACAAAACGATGACCACGAACTCGTACATCCGTGGTGTCAAGGCGTTGGACTGGCCTCGCTTCGACGGCCATCTCTGGCAGCGCTCGTTCTACGACCGGATCATCACCCGCGAGCGCACGCTTGAGCTCATGCGGCAGTACATTCAATTGAACCCGCTCCGTTGGCCGCAGGATCGTGAACACCCGCGCTTGCGTGAAATGCGGGCGGGGGCCTCCCCACGCGCATAGGTGTGACGGTTTCGGAAAGGCGACCACGTAGGGTCGCCTCTACCCTTTCGCCTCAACCTTTTCGCCCAGGTGTGACGGTTCCCGGACGGGCGACCACATAGGGTCGCCTCTACCCTTCACGACGAGTACATCAGCCACTAAACATGCCGTGTCCGTATCCAGAATGTAATCGCGAATCGTACAGAGACCTCAACCCGCTTGAGGCGAAGTGCATCTTTCATGCGGAACAGAAGGATGCGCAGAAGTTTCGGGATGCGCTGGCGAAGTTGATTTGGGGGTGGTATCGGGGGAAGGCGGACGCGTTCACCAGAAGGAAGAACGATGGACTCAACATTCTTCAGCGAGTCAACCGGGCTCTACTTCTACAGTGCCTTGTTTCAGGGGAACATGGCATTGCTGGGTGTATTGGCCGTATTCCTGGTTTTCAGGCTGCAGGCACATGAACATAGCGTGAATTCCGCCTTGGGCCGCATGGCAGATTACGCCAGAGATGTCTTCGTCTCTCGTAACCAGGCGCCCATTCCACTCAGGACGACTTCGGTTTGGGAGCTCTCAGATTCTATTCGCACTTGGGCAATGAAACCGAAGACAGGAGGTCCAGTTGAAGGCTACGATGTCGACGCCATAGTTGATACTGCACTGCTACTTCAGAATGATCGGCAGTTTTGCGATCTTGTTGCAACTGCTTCTGGAGCTGAGATGCTTGCCATGGTCATCCTGAGAAGATTCACGCTTTCCGCCTCGCTGATCGTCGGTGTGATTGTCATGTCCTTAGTCGCAATGCCGCTTGCTGTTGTGATTCACGAGATTGACATCTGTGTAGAAGCACTGTGTTTTGCGATCACCATTCTGACTCAACTGGTTGCGTTGTACCTATCGGTCGCTTACATTCGATTCGCGGGCAATCCAAGTCCCAACGATTTGACGCAGATTCCTCCCGATGTTGTCCGCAATTCTGATGGCAAGTTAGTTAGCCGAAAGATGCGAGGGTTGACTGCGGATAGTGACTGATCGGCCGGTCTCAGATCTCCCATCTTCGTCTGCTGTCGAATCCCCGACGGTTTTCGATCACGTTCTCAATCTTTGCAGTGCGGCGGCGGTTCCGGCATTAGAGAAGAAGAGCGGGGCATGTCAATGCTCAAGAGACATGCCGCCGCAACTCGCGCCGAGCCGGGTTAAGGTCTTCCGCAACCCGGCCGGAATCGGAATCGGTCCTCCAGATCGCTCACGGCTGTGCGGCGCTACTGCACGGGCGTTGCCATCGGCCCCTGCGGTTGACCCTCATCGATCATCTATCATCTTTCATCTATCGGTATGCGTTCGGCGATATCACTGAGCTACACAATTCCGCTGCCGCGTGACGAGTTGATTCCGCGGGGGGAG belongs to candidate division KSB1 bacterium and includes:
- a CDS encoding glycosyltransferase family 39 protein, with protein sequence MLRDSATLLTDSEDRFRPVFFSLLYLWRQLGFSGEVGLRLLPLLFGLLQLPVAFVVGRKLLNEQLGLLFAALIATSPILIEFSQELRMYSLVALLGLVQLWCFLVLRERWSRSRGIVFVVVALLGVYTHLHYWLLLAGFALSFWRERRQLPLLKSWGTLAATFALYLPNLSNVLRFTHERGGEYAMHFASALPKLLAAFVVGYNYFALPEQGVGRAIDSTIVLQNSALILLAALPVLWLGWRLLRMQRSAADRVHLQVIHDGFTIPVLLALLAAAITGKNWLQPKYLIFSAPPLLLALAFAGLWLTRRWQQLVMAGFGVVILGLAIAHFYDSPHFGRREDWRGAAAILERDLGPETRLVMTPGTWWMLDYYGPGTQAYRTNELRPPRTPLNEVEFVLALRRELGGVSYAYYLRIDTIQNDVDPYDHLPESLDMLGPRVETWQLNPRVKLIKWQLR
- the dapF gene encoding diaminopimelate epimerase — protein: MPLRFSKYHGLGNDFILLDCRDLSTPLTPERIRSLCHRHKGIGADGILVREASDVADQRMVLHNADGKPAEISGNGLRCFAMYVHERGEGNDGELSVETGGGVLRAWVRGERDVETTMPAPAALRQAWESGTRPKLVQLYAEGMPFSVLPVNVGNPHGVIFGPARDIPFAGKYGPSLEHDALFPEGANIQFAHLVSPIVVELVVWERGSGVTLACGSGSVATACAGCSAGLLRFDTPIAVKMPGGTLTITVGGGFAWIRQRGEVMKVYEGVCNL